The following DNA comes from Sphingomonas flavescens.
CCATCGAGCCCAAGGCTGAATGGTATCCTGCCGAGGATTATCATCAGGATTATTGGGCCGGCGAGGGGCAGCGAAATCCGTACTGCCTCGCGGTGATCCCGCCCAAGCTGCAGAAGCTCCGCAAGAGCTTCCAGGCGCGTCTCAAGAGCGCGGGGCCGCAGCCCGCCTGAGCCGGTCGTTGATCGCGGCGCCGAGACCTGTTTCAGGGACCGGCGCCACGGCGATTCTTGATTGGGCAGCGTCATCTGCTTGGTGCAGCACGTCGAATAGCCGTGCCGCGGCTTCCGTTAGATCACCGTCGGCGCTGAGTGTCGCGTCGCCGGCAAGATCTCCGAAGCCGATCCAGAACTCGTCTGGCTCCGCACTGGACGCGTTGAGACGCAAGGGCTTCGATGGTGCATAATGGCTCGCCAATTGCCCGGGCGCCTCGATCTTCCCACCTTCGCTGGCGAGCGCGTCGACCTGGATCGGACCCGCGCGCAATAGCCGCAACGGTCCTCCCGTCGCCGCGACGATCGTGGACTCGATGCCGCGTTCCGTCGGTCCACCGTCTATGATTAGCGGTACGCGTCCCCCCAAACTTTTCAATACATGTTTGGCGCGGGTGGGGCTGATTGCGCCGCTTGCGTTGGCGGAGGGCGCGGCCAGCGGCCGCCCCGCCGCGCGCAGTAGCGCCTGCATCGCTGGATGCGCCGGCACGCGAAGCCCGATGGTCGGCAAGCCGGCGGTGGCGATCGAGGCGATCTGCGCTGCTTCGCGAAGTGGGACGACGAGCGTCAGCGGGCCTGGCCAGTACCGTGTCGCCAGCGCTTCCGCTTCTTCTCCGAACTCGCCGATCTCACGCGCGGCGGCGAGGTCGGGGACGTGCACGATGAGCGGATTGAACGACGGTCGACCCTTGGCTTCGTAGATGCGCGCGACGGCTTCGCCATTGGTCGCATCGGCCGCCAAGCCATAGACGGTCTCCGTCGGCACGGCGACGCACTGCCCGGCGAGGATCAAGCCAGCAGCTTCCGCTATCGTGGCATCGTCGAATTTCAGAACGTGGGTCTGCACGCCTCGCGGCTAGAGGATATTCCCGCCGTGCGGAATATCAGGCGCGTTCGCGCTCCAGCAGGTCTTCGGCGTCGATGCCAAGCCGCCGCATGCGCGCGCGAATCTCGGGCCATTCTTCCTTGAGGAAGCGGTTGCGTTCGGAATCGCTCAGCCGTGCCCGCGCACCCTCGGCGACGAACATGCCGACGCCGCGCTTCACGACCACTAGGCCTTCGTCCTGGAAACCCTGATAAGCCTTGGCGACGGTAAGCGGATTGGCCTGCTGTTCGGCGGCCAGTGCGCGGACGGACGGAAGCGGGTCGCCATCAGCATATTTGCCCGCCATGATCGCGTCGGCGATGGTCTCGCGAAGGCGGACGTAAACGGGCTTTTCGTGCTGAGTGCGTAGCGTCATGCTGTAGTAATACAGCGGATCGCAAAGAAGTTCAATGGCTTACTGCGGCGGCTGCCAAACGCTGACGACCTCATCTAGCGCCGGGCGCGGCCGGTCTTCGAGTTCGCGGCTCTCGTGACCGATGAAGATGAACCCTGCAATCTGCTCATCCGCCTTGCAGAAGGCGTTGCGCACGACGTCGGAATACGTCCGCCAACCCGTGACCCAACCAGGCACGTAACCAAAGGCGTGGGCTGCCAGCAGCAGGTTCATCGCTGCCGACCCGCACGACAGTTCCTGTTCCCACACAGGCACCTTGTGGCCCTGAACGGGGGCCGAGATCAGAATGACCAATGCGCCCTGGTAATGGGAAAACGCGTGCTCCTTCTCGACCTTTGCCGCGGGGGCGTCGGGTTCCTCCTCGCGCAGCGCCCGCTGAAGAACGGCTTCGAACGCGTCGCGCTGATCGTCGCCAACGATGACGAACCGCCAAGGCTCCAGATTGCCATGGTCGGGCGTGCGCGCAGCTATGGTCAGCATCTGCTCGAGCTCGGTCGGGGATGGGCCAGGCCCGACCAGTTCGCGCGGCTTTCCCGATCGCCGCGTTTGCAGCAGCGACAGGATGGAAGATGTGTCGTTCAGCATGGTTGCAGGCCAGATAGGAGACAGCGCCCTCATCAACAATGCGCTTCACAAGCGGGGATTCACCGCTAGGGTCGCGCGATTGCGCCGGGCTGGCGCGTGGGGAGAAATACCGGATGGTCGATACACCAGGCGTCGAAGAACCGTTTTCGCCTGCTTCGGGCAAGACCAATCCAGCGGACAAGGGCACTTGGTTTGGCCATCCGCGGCAGCTGGCACGGTTGTTCACCACCGAAATGTGGGAACGCTTCGGCTATTACGGCATGCGGGCGTTGCTGACGCTCTATCTGACCAAGCACTTCCTCTTTTCCGACCAGCAGGCGACTGGCCTCTACGGCGGCTACACCGCGCTGGTTTACCTGACCCCGCTGATCGGCGGCCTTCTGGCCGACCAATTCCTCGGCTCCAAGCGCGCGGTGAAGTTCGGCGCGCTGGTCATGGCCATCGGCTATTTCACGCTCGCCTTCGGCGGTTCGCCGGCCAAACCCTATGCAATGATCGACGGGCAACGTTACGAGGTCGTCGTCGACAATTTCGTGGACCGTCCGACCAGCAGTCCGAACGAGGCGCGCTTCGTCGTCGACAACGGCAAGAAGCTGCAGATCCGCGGTAACGAGGACAGCTCGGTCTCGCTGCTCGACAACGGCACCGAAGTGAAACGCGTCGCCAAGGGCGGCTTCGAGGCGGGCGCGGACCGCAACTCGCTGACGGTGATGATCATGCTGATCGCGCTGTCGCTGATCTCGGTCGGCAACGGTTTCTTCAAGCCGAATATCTCGACCATCGTGGGTACGCTCTACGACCAAGGTGACAAGCGCCGCGATGCCGGTTTCACCATCTTCTACATGGGCATCAACCTCGGCTCGGTACTCGGCCAGTTCTTCTGTCCGATCCTGGCCGATACGCTCGGCTGGTGGGCGGGCCTAAGCCTTGCCGGTGTCGGCATGCTGATCAGCTATGGCCTGATGCAATTCGATGGCGGCCGTCTCACGGGATATGGCGACCGGCCGGACGGCGCGCCGAACAAGGATGTCATGATCTACATCGGCGCGCTGATCGCGGTGCCGGTGCTCGTGTTCCTGTTCTTCAACCTGATGAACTCGCCGCCGCCGGCGGAAGGGTCGGGCTTCGTCGGCTACCTGTTGTCGCTCTCGCTGATGGGCAAGCTGCTGTTCGGCACGTTCATCATCGCCGTTCCCGCTATCCTCGCATGGTCCTATGCCAAGGGCACGCGGACCGAGGCACAGATGATGACCGCGGCGATGGTCCTGATCGTCTTCAACGTCTTCTTCTGGACCTTGTTCGAGCAGGCGGGATCGTCGCTGACGCTCTTCGCGGACCGGAACACCAATCGCGACTTCCTCGGCCTGTTCACAATGTCGGCGCCGCAGACGCAGCAGTTCAACCCGTTCTTCATCGTCGTCTTCGCGCCGATCATGAGCATCGTCTGGACGACCCTCGCCAAACGGGGGCTAGAGCCGTCGATTCCCGTCAAGTTCGCAATTGCGCTCGCGGGCGTCGGTGCCGGCTTCCTTTTCCTGGTGTGGGGTTCGACCTTCGCTAGTGCGGGGAACAACTGGCAGGTCGGCTTGTGGTGGCTCGCGGGCCTTTACCTGTTCCACTCGCTTGCCGAGCTCTGCATCTCACCGGTCGGGCTCAGCATGATCACCAAGCTGTCCATTGCCCGCGTCGTCGGGCTGATGATGGGCGTCTGGTTCCTGTCGATCTCGGTTGCGCAATATTTCGCTGGGATCGTGGCCCAGTTCTCCAGCGTCGATACGGTTGGCGGACAGGTCACCAACCTGAAGGTCAGTCTGGACACCTACATGCACACGTTCACGACCATCGCATGGATCGCGATCGGCGCGGGTGTAGCGCTGTTCCTGCTGTCATGGCCGCTCAAGAAATGGATGCACGGAGTTAATTGATGCACAAAGGGGGCGCGCTTTCGCTGATCGCTCTGGCGCTGTCGGCTTGCGCCGGCATGGGCGGCGAGGCGAAGGGGCCGCCCCCCATCCGCATCAATGAAGATCCCTATCCTTCGACCTACGCTCGCTATCCGGGCGTGCCGACGGTCATCCGTCACGCCACCGTTTTCGACGGCGAGGGGCGGCAAATCAACGACGGCGAAGTCGGTTTGGTGGACGGAAAGATTGCTTGGGTCGCCCCTTCTGGCGGCGCGGAAAGCATGAATTTCCAAGGGCCGCACGTTGAGATTGACGGCACGGGCAAGTTCATCACCCCAGGCGTCATCGACGTCCATAGCCACCTTGGCGACTATCCGTCGCCCGGTGTCGAGGGCAATTCCGACGGGAACGAAGCGACAGGTCCTGTCCGTCCCGAGGTTTGGGCCGAACATAGCGTCTGGCCCCAAGACCCCGGCTTCAGCCGCGCACTGATCAACGGCGGCGTGACCACGCTGCAGATCCTGCCCGGCTCAGCCAATCTGTTCGGCGGCCGCTCGGTCGTGCTCAAGAATGTTCCGGCGCGAACGGTGCAGGGCATGAAGTTCCCCGGCGCACCCTACGGGCTCAAGATGGCCTGCGGCGAAAACCCTAAGCGCGTCTACGGATCGAAGGGCAACATGCCCGGCACACGCATGGGCAATATCGCGCTATCCCGTCAGACTTGGGCCAAGGCGCAGGACTACAAGCGCAAATGGGACAAATACGAGAAAGACGGCGGCGACATGCCGGAACGCGATCTCGCCATGGACACGCTCAAAGGCGTGCTCGACGGCAAGATCCTCGTCCACAACCACTGCTATCGCGCGGACGAAATGGCCAACATGATCGATATGTCGAAGGAGTTCGGCTATCGCATCTCGGCGTTCCACCACGCGGTTGAAGCCTACAAGATCGCCGACCTGCTGGCCGCCAATGGCATTTGCGCGGCGATGTGGGCCGATTGGTACGGCTTCAAGATGGAAGCCTATGACGCGATCAAGGAAAATATCCCCTTCGTGCACAATGCCGGCGCCTGCGCGATTGTCCACTCCGACGACCCCAACGGCATCCAGCGCCTGAACCAGGAAGCGTCGAAGGCGCTCAGCGACGGCATCCGCGCCGGCATTCCGGGCCTCAATGAAGCAGTCGCCTGGACCTGGCTGACACGCAATCCGGCGCGCGCGCTCGGCATCCTCGACAAGACCGGGACCCTGACGCCGGGCAAGGAAGCCGACGTCGTGCTGTGGAACGGCGATCCCTTCAGCGACTATTCGCGGCCCGAGCGCGTCTGGATCGACGGCGCGCTGATGTACGACGCCAACGATCCCAAGCGGCGGCCGGTCAGCGACTTCGAGCTTGGCCAGCCCGGCCAGGGAGACGTCAAATGACGCGGCGCCTGTCATGGTGGGGAACGGCGGGGATCGTTTGCGGGCTGGCCGGTGCCTTCGTTGGCTGGAAGGCCAATGCCCAGACCTTCGCCATCGTCGGCGGGACTGTCGCGCTTGGCGACGGGTCGGAACCGATCCCGAATGGGACTGTGCTGGTTCGCGACGGGCGGATCGTCGCTGCGGGCGGGATGCAGTTCAAGCTGCCGGCCGGAATGCAAGTCATCGATGCGCACGGCAAATGGGTCACGCCGGGCATCGTCGGCGGCTTCTCCCGCCTCGGCCTGAGTGATGTGGACCTGTCGGCGGATGGCTCCAACGACACCACGGCGGACGGACCGTTCAGCGCGGCGCTGGATGTCGTGCCGTCGATCAATCCGCTTGCCACCCCGATTGCCGTGAACCGCGCGGACGGTGTCACGCGTGCGCTCGTCGTGCCCAACGTCGGCAAGAGCATTTTCGCCGGGCAGGGCGCGGTCATCGATACGGGCGCGGACATGGACCCGATCACGGCGCCACGGAAATTCCAGTTCGTCGAGCTGGGAGAGACCGGCAAGGACAAGGCGGGCGGCTCCCGCTCTTCCGCGCATGTGCTATTCCGAAACGCGTTGCGCGAAGCCGCTGAATTGCGGCGTTTCGCCGCGCCGTTGCGGGGAGCGGCACGCGGCACCTCGCAGTCGGCGGTGGTCACTAACCCGAATGAATCGCGCACGCTCGGGCCAGACGCACGGCGGAGCGACGACGTCCTCCTCACCCGCTTCGACGCAGCGGCGCTCGTGCCGGTCTTGCAGGGCCGTCAGTATCTCCTCGTCCATGCCGAGCGCGCCAGCGACATCCTGCAGGTCATCGAGCTTGGCCGGGAATTTCCGACGCTGAAGCTGGTGCTGGTTGGCGCCAGCGAAGGCTGGACCGTGGCCGACCGCATTGCGCGCTCCGGCATTCCCGTCATCGCCTCGGCGGTGAACGACCTGCCGGCCGCGTTTGAGCAGATTGCGGCTACCCAATCGAATATCGGCCGCATGCGCCGCGCGGGTGTGAAGGTGTCGATCGGCATGATTGACGACAGCGACACGCGCTACATCTTCAATCAGCGCCAATATGCCGGCAACCTCGTTGCGCTGCAGAAGCTGCCCGGCGCCGCCGGCGTCAGCTGGGGCGAGGCGCTGGCGTTGATCACCTCTCGGCCAGCCGAAGCGGTCGGCATGGGAAGCGAGATCGGCAGCCTCGCCAGCGGCCGCCGGGCCGACGTCGTCGTCTGGTCTGGCGATCCGCTGGAAGTCGCCAGCGCGGCGGAACAAGTGTATATCGATGGCGTGCGGCAACCGCTCGATACTCACCAAACCCGCCTTCGCGACCGCTATCGCGACCTCAGGCCCAGCACGCTGCCGCAGGCGTACCGGCATTGACCCCGCAGGCTGGCCTCTTCCTGTCCGCTCTCGCGTTCGTGGGAACGCACTTCCTGATGTCTCATCCGCTGCGCGGGCCGATGGTCCGTGCGATGGGGGAGAAGGCCTTTCAGGGCGTCTATTCGCTGATTTCGCTGATCCTGTTCGGCC
Coding sequences within:
- a CDS encoding amidohydrolase; amino-acid sequence: MHKGGALSLIALALSACAGMGGEAKGPPPIRINEDPYPSTYARYPGVPTVIRHATVFDGEGRQINDGEVGLVDGKIAWVAPSGGAESMNFQGPHVEIDGTGKFITPGVIDVHSHLGDYPSPGVEGNSDGNEATGPVRPEVWAEHSVWPQDPGFSRALINGGVTTLQILPGSANLFGGRSVVLKNVPARTVQGMKFPGAPYGLKMACGENPKRVYGSKGNMPGTRMGNIALSRQTWAKAQDYKRKWDKYEKDGGDMPERDLAMDTLKGVLDGKILVHNHCYRADEMANMIDMSKEFGYRISAFHHAVEAYKIADLLAANGICAAMWADWYGFKMEAYDAIKENIPFVHNAGACAIVHSDDPNGIQRLNQEASKALSDGIRAGIPGLNEAVAWTWLTRNPARALGILDKTGTLTPGKEADVVLWNGDPFSDYSRPERVWIDGALMYDANDPKRRPVSDFELGQPGQGDVK
- a CDS encoding amidohydrolase family protein; translation: MTRRLSWWGTAGIVCGLAGAFVGWKANAQTFAIVGGTVALGDGSEPIPNGTVLVRDGRIVAAGGMQFKLPAGMQVIDAHGKWVTPGIVGGFSRLGLSDVDLSADGSNDTTADGPFSAALDVVPSINPLATPIAVNRADGVTRALVVPNVGKSIFAGQGAVIDTGADMDPITAPRKFQFVELGETGKDKAGGSRSSAHVLFRNALREAAELRRFAAPLRGAARGTSQSAVVTNPNESRTLGPDARRSDDVLLTRFDAAALVPVLQGRQYLLVHAERASDILQVIELGREFPTLKLVLVGASEGWTVADRIARSGIPVIASAVNDLPAAFEQIAATQSNIGRMRRAGVKVSIGMIDDSDTRYIFNQRQYAGNLVALQKLPGAAGVSWGEALALITSRPAEAVGMGSEIGSLASGRRADVVVWSGDPLEVASAAEQVYIDGVRQPLDTHQTRLRDRYRDLRPSTLPQAYRH
- a CDS encoding L-threonylcarbamoyladenylate synthase, which gives rise to MQTHVLKFDDATIAEAAGLILAGQCVAVPTETVYGLAADATNGEAVARIYEAKGRPSFNPLIVHVPDLAAAREIGEFGEEAEALATRYWPGPLTLVVPLREAAQIASIATAGLPTIGLRVPAHPAMQALLRAAGRPLAAPSANASGAISPTRAKHVLKSLGGRVPLIIDGGPTERGIESTIVAATGGPLRLLRAGPIQVDALASEGGKIEAPGQLASHYAPSKPLRLNASSAEPDEFWIGFGDLAGDATLSADGDLTEAAARLFDVLHQADDAAQSRIAVAPVPETGLGAAINDRLRRAAAPRS
- a CDS encoding nitroreductase is translated as MLNDTSSILSLLQTRRSGKPRELVGPGPSPTELEQMLTIAARTPDHGNLEPWRFVIVGDDQRDAFEAVLQRALREEEPDAPAAKVEKEHAFSHYQGALVILISAPVQGHKVPVWEQELSCGSAAMNLLLAAHAFGYVPGWVTGWRTYSDVVRNAFCKADEQIAGFIFIGHESRELEDRPRPALDEVVSVWQPPQ
- a CDS encoding GntR family transcriptional regulator, coding for MTLRTQHEKPVYVRLRETIADAIMAGKYADGDPLPSVRALAAEQQANPLTVAKAYQGFQDEGLVVVKRGVGMFVAEGARARLSDSERNRFLKEEWPEIRARMRRLGIDAEDLLERERA
- a CDS encoding peptide MFS transporter; this translates as MVDTPGVEEPFSPASGKTNPADKGTWFGHPRQLARLFTTEMWERFGYYGMRALLTLYLTKHFLFSDQQATGLYGGYTALVYLTPLIGGLLADQFLGSKRAVKFGALVMAIGYFTLAFGGSPAKPYAMIDGQRYEVVVDNFVDRPTSSPNEARFVVDNGKKLQIRGNEDSSVSLLDNGTEVKRVAKGGFEAGADRNSLTVMIMLIALSLISVGNGFFKPNISTIVGTLYDQGDKRRDAGFTIFYMGINLGSVLGQFFCPILADTLGWWAGLSLAGVGMLISYGLMQFDGGRLTGYGDRPDGAPNKDVMIYIGALIAVPVLVFLFFNLMNSPPPAEGSGFVGYLLSLSLMGKLLFGTFIIAVPAILAWSYAKGTRTEAQMMTAAMVLIVFNVFFWTLFEQAGSSLTLFADRNTNRDFLGLFTMSAPQTQQFNPFFIVVFAPIMSIVWTTLAKRGLEPSIPVKFAIALAGVGAGFLFLVWGSTFASAGNNWQVGLWWLAGLYLFHSLAELCISPVGLSMITKLSIARVVGLMMGVWFLSISVAQYFAGIVAQFSSVDTVGGQVTNLKVSLDTYMHTFTTIAWIAIGAGVALFLLSWPLKKWMHGVN